One window from the genome of Pseudonocardia hierapolitana encodes:
- a CDS encoding zinc-dependent metalloprotease, whose translation MTDADQPTTSPRGEHGLPVDWDLASRTAGRLMQPGPDATPAEAAELVQRLRADAAVAERHVREITGLGHGLPLLPADVVDRKAWAAAAVVGMATLTAGAQLPEVSRVARSVTARTAGLQVGSVVAYLGGRVLGQYDPFGGADGGGRLLLVAPNVHAAQKALDVPSTDFGLWVCLHEATHRLQFTAVPWLRSYFADEVGRFLSIAQTDRGAVLERLPDVVRSLRETGGDSLAIIELLQGPEQRAVLDRLLALTTLLEGHADHVMDAVGPSVVPTVATIRNRFTVRRRGGGIVDRLLRALLGVEAKVRQYAVGSAFTRHVVLAAGMDGFNRVWESPETLPTRQELAHPGRWLTRVHGL comes from the coding sequence GTGACCGACGCCGACCAGCCCACGACGAGTCCACGGGGCGAGCACGGGCTCCCGGTCGACTGGGACCTCGCGAGTCGCACCGCGGGCCGGCTCATGCAGCCCGGCCCGGACGCCACCCCCGCCGAGGCCGCCGAGCTCGTGCAGCGCCTGCGCGCCGATGCCGCCGTCGCCGAGCGGCACGTCCGGGAGATCACCGGTCTCGGGCACGGCCTGCCCCTGCTCCCGGCCGACGTGGTGGACCGCAAGGCATGGGCGGCCGCCGCCGTCGTGGGCATGGCCACGCTCACGGCGGGCGCCCAGCTGCCGGAGGTGTCGCGGGTGGCCCGCAGCGTCACCGCGCGCACGGCGGGCCTGCAGGTCGGCAGCGTGGTCGCGTACCTGGGCGGGCGGGTGCTCGGCCAGTACGACCCGTTCGGTGGCGCGGACGGCGGCGGGCGCCTGCTGCTCGTCGCGCCCAACGTGCACGCGGCCCAGAAGGCGCTCGACGTGCCCAGCACCGACTTCGGACTGTGGGTCTGCCTGCACGAGGCCACCCACCGGCTCCAGTTCACCGCCGTGCCGTGGCTGCGGTCCTACTTCGCCGATGAGGTGGGCCGGTTCCTGTCTATCGCGCAGACCGACCGTGGCGCCGTCCTGGAGCGCCTGCCCGACGTGGTGCGGTCGCTGCGCGAGACCGGCGGCGACTCGCTCGCGATCATCGAGCTGCTGCAAGGGCCGGAGCAGCGGGCCGTGCTCGACCGGCTGCTCGCCCTCACGACCCTGCTGGAGGGCCACGCCGACCACGTGATGGACGCCGTCGGCCCGTCCGTCGTGCCGACGGTCGCCACCATCCGCAACCGGTTCACGGTGCGCCGCCGCGGCGGTGGCATCGTCGACCGGCTGCTGCGCGCCCTGCTCGGCGTGGAGGCCAAGGTCCGCCAGTACGCAGTCGGGTCCGCGTTCACCCGGCACGTGGTGCTCGCCGCGGGCATGGACGGCTTCAACCGCGTGTGGGAGAGCCCCGAGACGTTGCCCACCCGCCAGGAGCTGGCTCACCCGGGCCGCTGGCTGACGCGCGTCCACGGCCTCTGA
- a CDS encoding inorganic diphosphatase, which produces MDFDVTIEIPKGGRNKYEVDHATGRIRLDRTLFTATQYPADYGFIEDSLGEDGDPLDALVLVQEPTFPGCLIRSRAIGMFRMKDEKGGDDKVLCVPSDDPRQEHLRDIHHLPEFDRMEIQHFFEIYKALEPGKSVEGAMWVGRADAEREIKASWQRAKVAGGHQH; this is translated from the coding sequence GTGGACTTCGACGTCACCATCGAGATCCCCAAGGGCGGCCGCAACAAGTACGAGGTGGACCACGCCACGGGACGCATCCGGCTCGACCGGACGCTGTTCACCGCCACCCAGTACCCGGCCGACTACGGGTTCATCGAGGACAGTCTGGGCGAGGACGGCGACCCGCTCGACGCGCTCGTGCTCGTGCAGGAGCCGACCTTCCCGGGCTGCCTGATCCGCTCGCGCGCGATCGGCATGTTCCGGATGAAGGACGAGAAGGGCGGCGACGACAAGGTCCTCTGCGTGCCCTCCGACGACCCGCGCCAGGAACACCTGCGCGACATCCACCACCTCCCCGAGTTCGACCGGATGGAGATCCAGCACTTCTTCGAGATCTACAAGGCGCTCGAACCCGGGAAGAGCGTGGAGGGCGCCATGTGGGTCGGGAGGGCCGACGCCGAGCGGGAGATCAAGGCCTCCTGGCAGCGGGCCAAGGTGGCCGGCGGGCACCAGCACTAA
- the dacB gene encoding D-alanyl-D-alanine carboxypeptidase/D-alanyl-D-alanine endopeptidase: MGIGRRIGDSLRLPGRGARRTIAVLVVLAVAGGAGGAIALTGPALVQRLGLVAPAPAPLPPVPHPALGPLPPDAPAPTPAGLSAALDRAAADMPGKFAGVVIDPASDSELWGHTPERPLVPASTAKLVTAAAALLALNPTDRLITRVVTGPDPGTVVLVGGGDPTLTALPAAEDSLYPAAPTVGELAEAVKKKAPGPIRRVLVDTSRYTADGLAPGWSPGDVAAGFITPIEPVMLDGGRIDPKLQDGPRVSDPALTAARALADALGVADVEKGTAAPDATAIAAVGSAPVSELAEHALRTSDNVLAEVLAREVAIARQAEPSYAGAAQSVLAALRQAGIDTTDAEMVDGSGLSTQDQVPARLLGEILAAAASPAKGPLDTQFLRPILTGLPVAGGVGTLDDRYARDGQAAAGRGVVRAKTGSLTGVSSLAGVVTDTDGKLLVFALMSNGASPATVRPLHDAMAAELSRCGCRRS; this comes from the coding sequence GTGGGCATCGGGCGACGAATCGGTGACTCGCTGCGACTGCCCGGTCGCGGTGCGCGGCGGACGATCGCCGTGCTCGTCGTGCTCGCGGTGGCCGGTGGCGCGGGCGGCGCGATCGCCCTCACCGGCCCGGCCCTCGTGCAGCGCCTCGGCCTCGTCGCGCCGGCGCCCGCGCCGCTGCCACCCGTTCCCCACCCCGCGCTGGGGCCGCTCCCGCCCGACGCCCCGGCCCCCACCCCGGCGGGGTTGAGCGCCGCGCTCGACCGGGCCGCCGCCGACATGCCCGGCAAGTTCGCCGGTGTGGTGATCGACCCGGCCTCCGACAGCGAGCTGTGGGGCCACACCCCCGAGCGGCCGCTCGTGCCGGCCTCCACCGCGAAGCTGGTCACCGCCGCCGCGGCGCTGCTCGCGCTCAACCCGACCGACCGGCTGATCACCCGCGTCGTCACCGGCCCCGATCCGGGCACGGTGGTGCTGGTGGGCGGCGGGGACCCGACGCTCACCGCGCTCCCGGCCGCCGAGGACAGCCTGTACCCGGCCGCGCCCACGGTGGGCGAGCTCGCCGAAGCGGTGAAGAAGAAGGCGCCCGGCCCGATCCGCCGGGTGCTCGTCGACACGAGCCGCTACACGGCCGACGGGCTCGCCCCCGGCTGGAGCCCCGGCGACGTCGCCGCCGGGTTCATCACGCCGATCGAGCCGGTGATGCTCGACGGCGGGCGGATCGACCCGAAGCTGCAGGACGGCCCGCGCGTCTCTGACCCCGCGCTCACGGCGGCCCGCGCGCTCGCCGACGCGCTGGGTGTCGCCGACGTCGAGAAGGGCACGGCGGCGCCGGACGCCACCGCGATCGCCGCGGTGGGGTCGGCGCCGGTGAGCGAGCTCGCGGAGCACGCGCTGCGCACCTCGGACAACGTGCTGGCCGAGGTGCTCGCGCGTGAAGTGGCGATCGCCAGGCAGGCGGAGCCGTCGTACGCCGGCGCGGCCCAGTCCGTCCTCGCCGCGCTCCGGCAGGCGGGGATCGACACGACCGACGCCGAGATGGTGGACGGCAGCGGCCTCTCCACACAAGACCAGGTGCCCGCCCGGTTGCTGGGGGAGATCCTCGCCGCTGCCGCGTCGCCGGCGAAGGGTCCGCTCGACACGCAGTTCCTGCGCCCCATCCTGACGGGCCTCCCCGTGGCCGGCGGCGTCGGCACGCTCGACGACCGGTACGCCCGCGACGGGCAGGCCGCGGCCGGGCGCGGCGTCGTCCGCGCGAAGACCGGCTCGCTCACCGGCGTGAGCAGCCTCGCAGGCGTCGTCACCGACACGGACGGGAAGCTGCTGGTCTTCGCCCTGATGTCCAACGGGGCCAGCCCGGCGACCGTCCGGCCGTTGCACGACGCCATGGCCGCCGAGCTGAGCCGCTGCGGCTGCCGCCGATCGTGA
- a CDS encoding serine protease has protein sequence MAGDDAGQWGVGGMTARARGVAVAVALGGIALGAVLAPAATAAPAQSGPGGWAPADSAAIRPGVVTDTEGGGSCTSNFVFTSGDRTFLGQAAHCAGTGDATETDGCDSGTVGLGAPVAIKATDGTDRAGRLAYSSWVAMQANGETDPDVCSFNDFALVEVASEDVADVNPTLPVFGGPTGIDTDGVGTGDLVYSIGNSPLRLGISALGPKVGINVSDTGGGRNHDVYTLTPGIPGDSGSGFVDDSGAAFGVLSTLNLAPLPASNGVIDLAHALEYARAHGDVGDVELALGTEPFNSAPAAGLPLPALPALPALPTLGG, from the coding sequence GTGGCCGGCGACGACGCCGGGCAGTGGGGGGTAGGTGGCATGACGGCGAGGGCCCGTGGCGTCGCGGTGGCGGTCGCGCTCGGTGGGATCGCGCTCGGGGCGGTGCTCGCTCCGGCGGCCACGGCCGCACCTGCGCAGTCCGGCCCCGGCGGGTGGGCACCTGCCGACTCCGCCGCGATCCGGCCCGGCGTCGTCACCGACACCGAGGGCGGCGGGTCCTGCACGAGCAACTTCGTGTTCACCAGCGGCGACCGCACGTTCCTCGGCCAGGCCGCGCACTGCGCGGGAACCGGTGATGCCACCGAGACCGACGGGTGCGACTCCGGCACCGTCGGCCTCGGCGCCCCGGTGGCCATCAAGGCCACGGACGGCACCGACCGCGCGGGGCGCCTCGCGTACAGCTCGTGGGTGGCGATGCAGGCGAACGGGGAGACCGACCCCGATGTCTGCTCCTTCAACGACTTCGCCCTCGTCGAGGTCGCCTCCGAGGACGTGGCCGACGTCAACCCGACCCTCCCCGTGTTCGGCGGCCCGACCGGCATCGACACCGACGGCGTCGGCACGGGCGACCTGGTGTACAGCATCGGCAACTCCCCGCTCCGCCTGGGGATCAGCGCGCTCGGCCCGAAGGTCGGCATCAACGTCTCCGACACCGGCGGCGGGCGCAACCACGACGTCTACACGCTCACGCCCGGCATCCCCGGCGACTCGGGCAGCGGCTTCGTCGACGACTCGGGGGCCGCGTTCGGGGTGCTGTCCACGTTGAACCTCGCGCCGCTGCCGGCCAGCAACGGGGTCATCGACCTGGCCCACGCGCTCGAGTACGCCCGCGCGCACGGTGACGTGGGCGACGTCGAGCTCGCGCTCGGCACCGAGCCGTTCAACTCCGCGCCTGCTGCCGGGCTCCCGCTCCCGGCGCTGCCCGCACTACCCGCCCTTCCCACGCTCGGCGGCTGA
- the hpt gene encoding hypoxanthine phosphoribosyltransferase → MYDGEIASTLITEEAIRERTAELAAQIAADRAASDSDLLLVGVLKGAVMFMTDLARALPVPVQLEFMAVSSYGSATSSSGVVRILKDLDRDIAGRDVLIVEDIIDSGLTLSWLLKNLESRQPASMSVCTLLRKPDAVKVDVPVKYIGFDIPNEFVVGYGLDYAERYRDLPFIGTLDPAVYA, encoded by the coding sequence GTGTACGACGGTGAGATCGCATCGACGCTGATCACAGAAGAGGCGATCCGGGAGCGGACCGCCGAGCTGGCCGCGCAGATCGCCGCCGACCGCGCCGCTTCCGACTCGGACCTGCTGCTCGTCGGCGTTCTCAAGGGCGCCGTGATGTTCATGACCGATCTCGCGCGGGCGCTGCCGGTGCCGGTGCAGCTCGAGTTCATGGCGGTGAGCTCCTACGGCTCGGCCACGTCCTCGTCGGGCGTCGTGCGCATTCTCAAAGACCTCGACCGCGACATCGCCGGCCGTGACGTGCTCATCGTCGAGGACATCATCGACTCGGGCCTCACGCTGTCCTGGCTGCTCAAGAACCTCGAGTCGCGCCAGCCCGCGTCGATGTCGGTCTGCACGCTGCTGCGCAAGCCGGACGCGGTGAAGGTCGACGTCCCCGTGAAGTACATCGGCTTCGACATCCCCAACGAGTTCGTCGTGGGTTACGGCCTCGACTACGCGGAGCGTTACCGCGACCTGCCGTTCATCGGCACGCTCGACCCGGCCGTGTACGCGTGA
- the ftsH gene encoding ATP-dependent zinc metalloprotease FtsH: protein MDRKRLLRNPLIWILAAILVYFTFSVLFDDTRDYTRVDTSVALAQISEGKVTNALIEDREQRLRLTLAQPVEGSTQIITQYPAQTAGTIVEALENASNNPAFNTTVRQDSFLTTMLIYLIPLGLVLLILFWMMNNAQGGGNRVMSFGKSKAKQLNKDMPKTTFGDVAGADEAVEELHEIKDFLQNPARYQALGAKIPKGVLLYGPPGTGKTLLARAVAGEAGVPFYTISGSDFVEMFVGVGASRVRDLFEQAKQNSPCIIFVDEIDAVGRQRGAGLGGGHDEREQTLNQLLVEMDGFDARGGIILIAATNRPDILDPALLRPGRFDRQIPVSAPDLAGRRSILHVHAKGKPFAPDVDFESLAKRTVGMSGADLANVINEAALLTARENGTLINAAALEESVDRVVGGPRRKGKIISEQEKKITAYHEGGHALAAWAMPDLEPVYKLTILPRGRTGGHALVVPEDDKGLMTRSEMIARLVFAMGGRSAEELVFHEPTTGASSDIDQATKIAKAMVTEYGMSARLGAVRYGRDQGDPFLGRSMGAQADYSLEVAHEIDEEVRALIEAAHTEAWEILNTYRDVLDDLVFELLEKETLTRHDLQRIFSAVEKRPRITAFNDFGERTPSDKPPIKTPAERARERGEPWPPHTEPVREPAPVGSYPGGANGVPAPGPNGGPVPTPPGGYPGGPGQPFPGGYPQQGQPVPQQGWGGQPQPNSVPHNYGAPPDWRPATTPHGQSWPPPGHWQQPTPQWGPPQNQVAPPQQQAGANGAGEQAQQQPQPEKPSLDKSSGESGSGSDEGGSR, encoded by the coding sequence ATGGACCGCAAGCGCCTGCTCCGCAACCCGCTGATCTGGATCCTCGCCGCGATCCTGGTCTACTTCACGTTCAGCGTGCTGTTCGACGACACGCGCGACTACACGCGGGTGGACACCTCCGTGGCGCTCGCGCAGATCTCCGAGGGCAAGGTCACCAACGCGCTCATCGAGGACCGGGAGCAGCGGCTTCGGCTCACCCTCGCCCAGCCCGTCGAGGGCAGCACGCAGATCATCACCCAGTACCCGGCGCAGACCGCGGGCACGATCGTCGAGGCCCTCGAGAACGCGAGCAACAACCCGGCGTTCAACACCACCGTGCGCCAGGACTCGTTCCTGACCACGATGCTGATCTATCTGATCCCGCTCGGCCTCGTGCTGCTCATCCTGTTCTGGATGATGAACAACGCCCAGGGCGGCGGGAACCGGGTGATGTCCTTCGGGAAGTCGAAGGCCAAGCAGCTCAACAAGGACATGCCGAAGACCACCTTCGGTGACGTCGCGGGCGCCGACGAGGCGGTCGAGGAGCTGCACGAGATCAAGGACTTCCTGCAGAACCCGGCGCGTTACCAGGCGCTCGGCGCGAAGATCCCGAAGGGCGTGCTGCTCTACGGCCCGCCCGGCACCGGAAAGACGCTGCTGGCGCGCGCGGTCGCGGGCGAGGCGGGCGTGCCGTTCTACACGATCTCCGGTTCCGATTTCGTCGAGATGTTCGTCGGTGTCGGTGCCTCGCGGGTGCGCGACCTGTTCGAGCAGGCCAAGCAGAACTCCCCCTGCATCATCTTCGTCGACGAGATCGACGCCGTCGGCCGCCAGCGCGGCGCGGGCCTCGGCGGTGGGCACGACGAGCGCGAGCAGACGCTCAACCAGCTGCTCGTCGAGATGGACGGGTTCGACGCCCGCGGCGGCATCATCCTGATCGCGGCCACCAACCGGCCCGACATCCTCGATCCCGCCCTGCTGCGTCCCGGCCGGTTCGACCGGCAGATCCCGGTGAGCGCTCCCGACCTCGCCGGTCGCCGCTCGATCCTCCACGTGCACGCGAAGGGCAAGCCGTTCGCGCCAGACGTCGACTTCGAGTCGCTGGCGAAGCGCACGGTCGGGATGTCCGGCGCCGACCTCGCCAACGTCATCAACGAGGCCGCGCTGCTCACCGCGCGGGAGAACGGCACCCTGATCAACGCCGCTGCGCTCGAGGAGTCGGTCGACCGGGTCGTCGGCGGGCCGCGCCGCAAGGGCAAGATCATCTCCGAGCAGGAGAAGAAGATCACCGCCTACCACGAGGGCGGCCACGCGCTCGCGGCGTGGGCGATGCCCGACCTGGAGCCGGTCTACAAGCTCACGATCCTGCCGCGCGGGCGCACCGGCGGCCACGCCCTCGTCGTCCCCGAGGACGACAAGGGCCTGATGACCCGGTCGGAGATGATCGCCCGGCTGGTCTTCGCCATGGGCGGGCGCAGCGCGGAGGAGCTCGTCTTCCACGAGCCCACCACCGGCGCGTCCAGCGACATCGACCAGGCCACCAAGATCGCCAAGGCCATGGTCACCGAGTACGGCATGAGCGCCCGGCTCGGCGCCGTGCGCTACGGCCGTGACCAGGGCGACCCCTTCCTGGGTCGCTCGATGGGCGCGCAGGCCGACTACTCGCTCGAGGTCGCCCACGAGATCGACGAGGAGGTGCGCGCGCTGATCGAGGCGGCGCACACCGAGGCGTGGGAGATCCTCAACACCTACCGCGACGTCCTCGACGACCTGGTGTTCGAGCTGCTCGAGAAGGAGACGCTCACCCGCCACGACCTGCAGCGCATCTTCAGCGCCGTGGAGAAGCGGCCCCGGATCACGGCGTTCAACGACTTCGGTGAGCGCACGCCGTCCGACAAGCCGCCGATCAAGACACCGGCGGAACGCGCGCGGGAGCGCGGCGAGCCGTGGCCGCCCCACACCGAGCCGGTCCGTGAACCCGCGCCCGTCGGCTCCTACCCGGGCGGTGCCAACGGCGTGCCGGCTCCCGGCCCCAACGGTGGCCCGGTTCCCACGCCACCCGGCGGCTACCCGGGTGGTCCGGGCCAGCCGTTCCCCGGTGGCTACCCCCAGCAGGGCCAGCCCGTGCCGCAGCAGGGATGGGGCGGGCAGCCGCAGCCCAACTCGGTGCCGCACAACTACGGCGCTCCGCCGGACTGGCGGCCCGCCACCACCCCGCACGGCCAGAGCTGGCCGCCGCCCGGCCACTGGCAGCAGCCCACCCCGCAGTGGGGTCCGCCGCAGAACCAGGTGGCCCCGCCGCAGCAGCAGGCCGGTGCCAACGGTGCAGGCGAGCAGGCACAGCAGCAGCCACAGCCCGAGAAGCCGTCCCTCGACAAGTCGAGCGGGGAGAGCGGCTCCGGGTCGGACGAGGGCGGCTCACGCTGA
- the folE gene encoding GTP cyclohydrolase I FolE: MSAAVPGGPASETASRNGRPVIDHARAEAAVRELLLAIGEDPDREGLRDTPARVARSYAEIFQGLYSDPDEVLDRTFDEHHQELILVKDIPMFSMCEHHLVPFHGVAHVGYIPNPDGRVTGLSKIARLVDLYARRPQVQERLTAQVADALVRKLEPKGVIVVIEAEHLCMGMRGIRKPGSRTTTSAVRGMLRSSPTSRAEVLALIRNG; this comes from the coding sequence CTGAGTGCAGCGGTACCCGGTGGACCGGCGTCCGAGACGGCGTCCAGGAACGGCCGGCCGGTGATCGATCACGCGCGGGCCGAGGCAGCGGTGCGGGAGCTGCTCCTCGCGATCGGGGAGGACCCCGACCGCGAAGGCCTGCGGGACACGCCTGCTCGCGTCGCGCGGTCGTACGCGGAGATCTTCCAGGGTCTCTACTCCGATCCGGACGAGGTGCTGGACCGCACGTTCGACGAGCACCACCAGGAGTTGATCCTGGTCAAGGACATCCCGATGTTCTCGATGTGCGAGCACCACCTGGTGCCCTTCCACGGTGTGGCGCACGTCGGCTACATCCCGAACCCCGACGGGCGGGTCACCGGGCTGTCGAAGATCGCCCGGCTCGTCGACCTGTACGCGCGGCGGCCACAGGTGCAGGAGCGGCTCACGGCGCAGGTGGCCGATGCGCTGGTGCGCAAGCTGGAACCGAAGGGCGTGATCGTGGTGATCGAGGCCGAGCACCTCTGCATGGGCATGCGGGGGATCCGCAAACCCGGCTCGCGCACCACCACGTCCGCCGTGCGCGGGATGCTCCGGTCGTCGCCGACCTCCCGCGCCGAGGTGCTCGCGCTGATCCGGAACGGGTGA
- a CDS encoding MarR family winged helix-turn-helix transcriptional regulator, whose amino-acid sequence MPSDDDLALADDVSGQLIRLLRLMDRRQAQYQAEHPDAVERATYFLLVHLVKGGPQRAGALAEAVHSDPSTISRQVAHLVRLGLVERMADPEDGRATLLTATDEGRRVFEENRRMRIQRFAEMLADWSVADRRKFTELLGRFASAFEDRQRT is encoded by the coding sequence GTGCCGTCCGACGACGACCTCGCCTTGGCCGATGACGTGAGTGGCCAGCTCATCCGGCTGCTCCGCCTGATGGACCGCAGGCAGGCGCAGTACCAGGCCGAGCACCCCGACGCGGTGGAGCGGGCCACCTACTTCCTGCTCGTCCACCTCGTGAAGGGCGGCCCGCAGCGCGCGGGTGCGCTCGCGGAGGCGGTGCACTCGGATCCGTCGACGATCAGCCGGCAGGTCGCGCACCTCGTGCGGCTCGGCCTCGTGGAACGGATGGCGGACCCGGAGGACGGGCGGGCCACCCTGCTCACCGCAACGGACGAGGGGCGGCGGGTGTTCGAGGAGAACCGCCGCATGCGGATCCAGCGGTTCGCCGAGATGCTCGCGGACTGGTCGGTGGCGGATCGGCGCAAGTTCACCGAGCTGCTGGGCCGCTTCGCCAGCGCATTCGAGGACCGCCAACGCACGTGA
- a CDS encoding PLP-dependent aminotransferase family protein, producing MRIPLDPDSRVPLYRQLEGWLRDAITTGALPVDSRLPSSRALAADLGVSRVTVGTAYAELESAGLVVAAVGSGTRVAPVLPTTAVGAAPGDRRGGTWPAWQGSAETSEPAEAGPRGPDVVAFTGVGDPAAYPVAEFGRTIRQVLAREGAAALSYGPDPAGDPSLRRTVTQLLASQGIGVPPESVLITSGSQQALALVCQVLVRPGDTVLVEEPTYDLALRLLRAAGAQLVGVPVDGHGLRVDVLAELLERHRLLDRPRPRLLYVVPNFQNPTGASLSGSRRHALLELARVHGVPVFEDDFAGDLRYSGRATPAIKSLDDGGHVLYAGTFSKLLMPGLRIGYLVVDGPVRQRLVEAKQVTDLGTSLLLQRALDRFVTVGRYQTNLRRTGRLYRERRDALRSALAEHLPDAGFALPAGGLFAWVALPAGVRSDTLLRAARDRGVDVAPGSRFFLRPEDGAGHIRLNFAVQPQERIAAGVVRLAAAVDSLRVTPSGTSSRQR from the coding sequence GTGCGGATTCCACTGGACCCGGATAGCCGGGTGCCGCTCTACCGGCAGCTGGAGGGCTGGCTCCGGGACGCGATCACGACCGGCGCGCTGCCGGTGGACAGCCGCCTGCCGTCCAGCCGCGCGCTCGCCGCCGACCTCGGCGTCAGCCGGGTCACAGTGGGGACGGCGTACGCGGAGCTGGAGAGCGCGGGGCTGGTCGTCGCCGCCGTCGGCAGCGGGACCCGGGTCGCTCCGGTCCTGCCCACGACGGCCGTGGGCGCGGCTCCGGGCGACCGGCGAGGCGGAACATGGCCGGCGTGGCAGGGCAGTGCTGAGACGTCGGAACCGGCTGAGGCCGGGCCCCGGGGGCCGGACGTCGTCGCGTTCACCGGAGTCGGTGACCCGGCGGCCTACCCGGTGGCCGAGTTCGGCCGGACGATCCGGCAGGTGCTGGCACGGGAGGGCGCGGCGGCGCTGAGCTACGGCCCCGACCCGGCCGGCGACCCGTCCCTGCGCCGGACGGTGACGCAGCTGCTGGCCAGCCAGGGGATCGGCGTCCCACCCGAATCGGTGCTGATCACCTCGGGTTCCCAGCAGGCCCTTGCCCTGGTCTGCCAGGTGCTGGTGCGTCCCGGCGACACGGTGCTGGTGGAGGAACCCACCTACGACCTCGCGCTGCGATTGCTGCGGGCCGCCGGCGCGCAGCTGGTCGGCGTCCCGGTCGACGGGCACGGGCTGCGGGTCGACGTCCTCGCCGAATTGCTGGAGCGGCACCGCCTGTTGGATCGGCCCCGCCCGCGCCTGCTGTACGTGGTGCCGAACTTCCAGAACCCGACCGGCGCGAGCTTGAGCGGCTCCCGGCGCCACGCGCTGCTGGAGCTCGCCCGCGTGCACGGCGTGCCGGTCTTCGAGGACGACTTCGCCGGCGACCTGCGCTACTCCGGACGCGCGACGCCGGCGATCAAGTCACTGGACGACGGGGGCCACGTCCTCTACGCGGGCACGTTCTCCAAGCTCCTGATGCCAGGGCTGCGCATCGGTTACCTGGTCGTCGACGGCCCGGTCCGCCAGCGCCTTGTGGAGGCCAAGCAGGTCACCGACCTGGGAACCTCCCTCCTGCTGCAGCGGGCGCTGGACCGCTTCGTCACGGTGGGCCGCTACCAGACCAACCTCCGCCGCACCGGCCGCCTCTACCGCGAGCGGCGGGACGCCCTGCGGAGCGCTCTCGCCGAGCACCTGCCGGACGCCGGGTTCGCACTCCCGGCCGGTGGGCTGTTCGCTTGGGTGGCCCTGCCCGCGGGGGTCCGCTCGGACACACTGCTCCGGGCGGCCCGGGACCGGGGAGTGGACGTGGCGCCCGGGTCCCGGTTCTTCCTCCGCCCGGAGGACGGCGCCGGGCACATCCGCCTGAACTTCGCCGTACAGCCCCAGGAGCGGATCGCCGCCGGGGTAGTCCGGCTCGCGGCGGCCGTCGACAGCCTGCGGGTCACTCCCAGTGGAACGTCTTCGCGGCAGCGGTGA
- the tilS gene encoding tRNA lysidine(34) synthetase TilS yields MGQDPAVPAVRRALRAALAALPAPHRDVPLLVACSGGADSLALAAAAVAVRGRGAVHGAVVDHGLQDGSAERAAATAELLDGLGIPATVHRVEVTGKGGIEAAARRARYAALRAARPHPDSPVLLGHTLDDQAETVLLGLGRGSGARSLAGMRAWDAPWCRPLLGVRRTVTRAACTAAGLPVWDDPHNTDPRFTRVRLRHEVLPLLEDVLSGGVAEALARTARQLREDGEALDAVAADLLDRGLDPEAGLLISSLEGVPAALRRRVLRAWLTTADVTALTDEHLRAADDLARQGPARGGVALPGGLELVRAHGRLSLRPIRWHPGG; encoded by the coding sequence GTGGGACAGGACCCTGCGGTGCCTGCGGTGCGGCGGGCCCTTCGGGCCGCGCTCGCTGCGCTACCCGCGCCGCACCGGGACGTCCCGCTGCTCGTCGCCTGCTCCGGCGGAGCCGATTCCCTCGCCCTCGCCGCCGCGGCGGTGGCGGTGCGGGGGCGGGGCGCCGTGCACGGCGCCGTCGTCGACCACGGCCTGCAGGACGGCTCCGCGGAACGCGCCGCCGCCACCGCCGAGCTCCTCGACGGCCTGGGAATCCCGGCGACCGTCCACCGGGTCGAGGTCACGGGGAAGGGCGGGATAGAGGCCGCCGCCCGCCGCGCCCGCTATGCGGCCCTCCGTGCCGCCCGGCCGCACCCGGACTCGCCCGTGCTGCTCGGCCACACCCTCGACGACCAGGCCGAGACCGTGCTGCTCGGGCTGGGCCGGGGGTCCGGCGCCCGATCGCTCGCCGGGATGCGGGCGTGGGACGCGCCGTGGTGCCGCCCGCTGCTCGGGGTGCGCCGCACGGTGACGCGGGCGGCGTGCACGGCCGCGGGCCTGCCGGTGTGGGACGACCCGCACAACACCGACCCCCGGTTCACCCGCGTCCGCCTGCGCCACGAGGTGCTGCCCCTGCTGGAGGACGTGCTGTCGGGTGGCGTCGCGGAGGCGCTCGCCCGCACGGCGCGACAGCTGCGCGAGGACGGCGAGGCGCTCGACGCCGTGGCGGCCGACCTGCTCGACCGTGGCCTCGACCCGGAGGCGGGCCTGCTCATCTCCTCGCTCGAGGGTGTGCCCGCGGCGCTGCGCCGCCGGGTGCTGCGGGCCTGGCTGACCACCGCCGACGTGACGGCTCTCACCGACGAGCACCTCAGGGCAGCCGACGATCTCGCACGTCAGGGGCCGGCCCGTGGCGGTGTCGCCCTACCGGGTGGGTTGGAGCTGGTGCGTGCGCATGGCAGGCTCTCCCTGCGCCCGATCCGCTGGCATCCCGGCGGCTGA